The following are encoded in a window of Pseudalgibacter alginicilyticus genomic DNA:
- a CDS encoding vWA domain-containing protein has translation MFEGIEFVNKEFFWLFLLLPLVILWYVLKNQKQTAELKMSSLKGFKVTNSWLPKLKHSLFVLRLLALALLITALARPQTVDVSSRTKTTRGIDIVMAIDVSGSMRAEDLRPNRLEALKRVAAEFIKDRPNDRIGLVEYAAEAYTKTPITSDKAIVLRSLSDINFNNVLGDGTAIGTGLGTSVNRLKDSKAKGKVIILLTDGVNNSGFIDPKIASELAAEYDIKVYTIGLGTNGMAMYPAMTRTGDIQRIRVQVEIDEELLKEIADATGGKYFRATNNTKLAEIYDEINKLEKTEIEEFKFYNYEEKFRPLVLLAGLLLLLELLGRFTIFRSFV, from the coding sequence ATGTTTGAAGGCATAGAGTTTGTAAATAAAGAGTTTTTCTGGTTGTTTTTGTTATTACCACTGGTTATTCTTTGGTATGTTTTAAAAAATCAAAAACAAACAGCAGAACTTAAAATGTCCAGTTTAAAAGGTTTTAAGGTCACTAATTCATGGTTGCCAAAATTAAAACATAGTTTGTTTGTTTTACGATTGTTAGCCTTAGCTTTATTAATTACAGCCTTGGCAAGACCACAAACAGTAGATGTGTCTTCAAGAACGAAAACAACGAGAGGTATTGATATTGTAATGGCAATAGATGTTTCAGGAAGTATGCGTGCTGAAGATTTACGACCTAATAGGTTAGAAGCATTAAAACGAGTCGCAGCAGAATTTATTAAAGACCGCCCAAATGATCGTATTGGCTTGGTAGAATATGCGGCTGAAGCTTATACTAAAACGCCTATTACAAGTGATAAAGCTATTGTTTTAAGATCATTAAGTGATATTAATTTCAATAATGTTTTAGGAGATGGTACAGCTATAGGTACTGGTTTAGGGACATCAGTAAATAGATTAAAAGATAGCAAGGCTAAAGGAAAAGTGATTATCCTATTAACTGATGGTGTTAATAATTCGGGATTTATAGATCCTAAAATAGCAAGCGAGTTAGCTGCCGAATACGATATAAAAGTGTATACTATTGGATTAGGAACTAACGGTATGGCTATGTATCCTGCTATGACTAGAACTGGCGATATACAGCGTATACGTGTTCAAGTAGAAATTGATGAAGAATTGCTAAAAGAAATTGCAGATGCCACAGGAGGTAAATATTTTAGAGCAACTAATAATACTAAATTGGCTGAGATATATGATGAAATTAACAAATTAGAGAAAACAGAAATAGAAGAGTTTAAGTTTTATAATTACGAAGAAAAATTCCGTCCATTGGTACTTTTAGCAGGATTGTTACTGCTATTAGAATTATTAGGGCGCTTCACTATATTTAGAAGTTTCGTATAA
- a CDS encoding helix-turn-helix domain-containing protein: MSKNIELELAWDFVEKTDRNVFLTGKAGTGKTTFLHNLKEKSFKRLVVVAPTGVAAINAKGVTIHSFFQMAFGPILPEGVEVSNSDSKFQRKFNKNKIDIIKSLDLLIIDEISMVRADLLDGIDQVLRRYKDRTKVFGGVQVLMIGDLQQLSPVIKDDEWQLLKPYYETPYFFSSQVFKNCNAISVELKHIYRQDNDVFIKILNEIRNNKLTSQSADELNKRYLPNFVPHEDDGYITLTTHNSRANHMNQIELERIKEESSVYKAVVDGKFPEYSFPTYEKLELKKGAQVMFVKNDSDPEKRYFNGKIGKVIHLDKDEITVHCPDDEYNIIVTPEKWENISYTINSETKEITEKLNGSFLQMPLRLAWAITIHKSQGLTFDKAIIDAQASFAHGQTYVALSRCRTLDGIVLKNPINVNSIINDARVTTFNENVENNPPNIEILNESQKAYQINLIQELFSFYGFLYPVNRLTDIYYKNSGSIKGNMLPPIETLKESITNFLKVNAGFIAQLKKISQDVAKFETDPTIQERIQKALDYFMEYTREKIKTPYLALTFATENKEIDKDINKQLDSIEEQLMVKLHCFNGLKGEYSSLKYLELRAKAKFQQERKSTIKKPQHADTTKHPVLFEQLREMRGNFADEEDVPHYVIFNQNSLYGMCEMLPLTQKQLKAVNGMGKVRVEKYGEAILEIINAYCTKNNLEPKASLFAEKEEKEEKSKKKDTKLVSLELFKNGLSVFEIAKERSLTVGTISNHLAYFIPTGEIKIIDLMSEEKYLELKDILEKTKFENLSELKSKIDDKFTYEEIRLVTKNLNT; the protein is encoded by the coding sequence ATGTCCAAAAATATTGAACTTGAATTAGCTTGGGATTTTGTTGAAAAAACAGATAGAAATGTGTTTTTAACAGGAAAAGCAGGTACTGGAAAAACCACTTTTTTACACAATTTAAAAGAAAAATCTTTCAAAAGATTGGTGGTTGTGGCTCCTACAGGTGTTGCTGCCATTAATGCCAAAGGGGTTACCATTCATTCGTTTTTCCAAATGGCTTTTGGCCCAATTTTACCAGAAGGCGTAGAGGTTTCAAATTCAGATTCTAAATTTCAGAGAAAATTCAATAAAAACAAAATTGATATTATCAAATCTTTGGATTTACTGATTATTGATGAAATTAGTATGGTACGAGCTGATTTATTGGATGGTATCGATCAAGTTTTGAGACGCTATAAAGATCGAACGAAGGTTTTTGGAGGAGTGCAGGTGTTGATGATTGGAGATTTGCAACAGTTGTCGCCTGTGATAAAAGATGATGAGTGGCAACTGCTGAAACCATATTATGAAACGCCATATTTTTTTAGTAGTCAGGTTTTTAAGAATTGTAATGCCATCAGTGTGGAGTTAAAACATATTTATAGACAAGATAATGATGTGTTTATTAAAATTCTAAATGAAATTAGAAACAATAAGCTTACAAGTCAATCAGCTGATGAGTTGAATAAAAGATACCTCCCCAATTTTGTACCCCATGAAGATGATGGTTATATAACATTAACCACTCATAATAGTAGAGCCAACCACATGAATCAAATAGAGTTGGAAAGAATTAAAGAAGAATCGTCTGTTTATAAGGCAGTAGTAGACGGTAAATTTCCAGAATATTCGTTTCCAACTTATGAAAAACTGGAGCTTAAAAAAGGGGCTCAGGTCATGTTTGTGAAAAATGACAGTGACCCCGAAAAACGTTATTTCAATGGGAAAATAGGCAAGGTGATTCATTTGGACAAAGATGAAATAACTGTGCATTGTCCAGATGATGAATATAATATTATAGTAACACCTGAAAAATGGGAGAATATTAGTTATACTATCAATTCAGAAACCAAAGAAATTACCGAAAAATTAAATGGTTCTTTTTTGCAAATGCCCTTGCGTTTGGCTTGGGCCATAACCATTCATAAAAGTCAGGGACTTACGTTTGATAAAGCCATTATTGATGCCCAAGCATCTTTTGCACATGGGCAAACTTATGTTGCGTTAAGCAGATGCCGAACACTGGATGGTATTGTTTTAAAAAATCCTATAAATGTCAATAGCATTATTAATGATGCTCGGGTTACCACATTTAACGAAAATGTAGAAAATAACCCTCCAAATATTGAAATTTTAAATGAATCTCAAAAAGCCTATCAAATTAATTTAATTCAAGAATTGTTTAGTTTTTATGGGTTTTTGTATCCAGTGAATCGGTTGACAGATATTTATTATAAGAATTCGGGCAGCATCAAAGGGAATATGTTACCACCTATAGAAACCCTTAAAGAAAGTATTACAAATTTTTTAAAAGTGAATGCTGGTTTTATAGCGCAATTAAAAAAAATAAGTCAAGATGTTGCCAAATTTGAAACAGACCCCACTATTCAAGAGCGTATTCAAAAGGCATTAGACTATTTTATGGAATATACTAGAGAAAAAATTAAAACACCTTATTTAGCCTTAACATTTGCTACGGAAAACAAGGAAATTGATAAGGATATCAATAAACAGTTAGATAGTATTGAGGAGCAGTTGATGGTAAAACTGCATTGTTTTAACGGTTTGAAAGGTGAATATTCTAGTTTAAAATATCTGGAGCTGCGTGCCAAAGCCAAGTTTCAACAAGAGCGAAAGTCCACTATAAAGAAACCACAGCATGCTGACACTACGAAGCACCCTGTTTTATTTGAACAATTACGGGAGATGCGAGGCAATTTTGCCGATGAAGAAGATGTACCACATTATGTTATTTTTAATCAAAACTCCTTGTATGGCATGTGTGAAATGCTTCCATTAACTCAAAAACAACTGAAAGCTGTTAACGGTATGGGGAAAGTACGCGTAGAAAAATATGGTGAGGCCATTTTAGAAATTATCAATGCCTATTGCACAAAAAACAACCTAGAACCTAAGGCATCTCTTTTCGCAGAAAAAGAAGAAAAAGAAGAAAAATCTAAAAAGAAGGATACCAAATTAGTATCTCTTGAACTTTTTAAAAATGGTTTGTCAGTTTTTGAGATTGCTAAAGAACGGAGTCTTACTGTGGGTACTATCAGCAATCATTTAGCTTATTTTATTCCAACTGGAGAAATAAAAATTATAGATTTAATGTCTGAAGAAAAATATCTTGAACTTAAAGATATTTTGGAAAAAACGAAGTTTGAAAACCTTTCAGAACTTAAAAGTAAAATAGATGATAAATTTACATACGAGGAAATACGTTTGGTTACAAAAAATTTAAATACTTAA
- a CDS encoding AAA family ATPase, whose amino-acid sequence MEETGTIDIKSINEKIEKESAFVDLLMLEMNKVIVGQKYMVERLLIGLLGQGHILLEGVPGLAKTLAINTLSQAVDGSFSRIQFTPDLLPADVTGTLIYNMKVNDFSIKKGPIFANFVLADEINRAPAKVQSALLEAMQEKQVTIGDETFKLDKPFLVMATQNPVEQEGTYPLPEAQVDRFMLKTVIDYPKIAEEQLIMRANLKGAWEKVNPVVSIAQILKAQDVVREVYMDEKIEKYILDIIFATRYPEKYKLADLKPLISFGASPRGSINLATAAKCYAFIKRRGYVIPEDVRAVVYDVLRHRIGITYEAEAENITSVEIINKIVNEIEVP is encoded by the coding sequence ATGGAAGAAACAGGGACAATTGATATTAAGTCGATTAATGAGAAAATTGAAAAGGAAAGTGCTTTTGTTGATTTACTGATGTTGGAGATGAATAAAGTAATTGTTGGCCAAAAATACATGGTAGAACGGTTACTAATAGGGTTGTTAGGGCAAGGACATATTTTGTTGGAAGGTGTTCCAGGGTTAGCAAAAACATTGGCCATCAATACATTATCTCAAGCTGTAGATGGTAGTTTTAGTAGAATTCAGTTTACACCAGATTTATTACCTGCCGATGTTACTGGAACACTAATTTATAATATGAAAGTCAATGACTTTTCAATAAAAAAGGGACCTATTTTTGCAAATTTTGTATTGGCAGATGAGATTAATAGAGCTCCAGCAAAAGTACAGTCGGCTTTATTAGAAGCTATGCAGGAAAAACAAGTAACAATTGGCGATGAAACTTTTAAATTGGATAAGCCATTTTTAGTTATGGCTACTCAAAATCCGGTAGAGCAGGAAGGAACCTATCCCTTGCCAGAAGCGCAAGTTGACCGTTTTATGTTGAAAACCGTTATTGATTATCCAAAAATTGCTGAAGAGCAATTGATTATGAGAGCAAACCTAAAAGGTGCTTGGGAAAAGGTAAACCCAGTAGTATCTATAGCTCAAATATTAAAAGCACAAGACGTTGTTCGGGAAGTATACATGGATGAGAAAATTGAAAAATATATATTGGACATTATTTTTGCAACGCGTTATCCAGAAAAATATAAATTGGCCGATTTAAAACCACTAATTTCCTTTGGAGCATCACCTCGTGGAAGTATTAATTTAGCAACTGCTGCCAAATGCTACGCTTTTATTAAACGTCGTGGTTATGTTATACCAGAAGATGTTCGTGCTGTTGTTTATGATGTATTAAGGCATAGAATAGGTATCACTTATGAAGCCGAAGCTGAAAATATTACATCTGTAGAAATCATTAACAAAATTGTAAACGAAATAGAAGTACCTTAA
- a CDS encoding ATP-binding protein, protein MINKRLLIKHLLAHNDENSFYDKKLKIDIGQKEGKAKFLKHICALSNSNPKNNSYIVIGVENEENNIVGVDFFDDSKIQNLINAYLTNPPIVQYENIPFPHLPDHKVVGLVTIRPTGKITSLRKNIWKYYGGSVFFRDGSISMPKVFDIEIKDVNSKIVEAIEINAQNNIEHTLNGVFDFMQKRKDYNPQYKVFKEYFVVCWAGQKKVLKDETFFSRVDIELVNEQVRLFFSALDEVSISIDDDSFKIIEYVNLGLQKADKYYQLEETIISFENNATYSIETKLLFEPPQYDKKALYHIYNANNAILEKLKTGIPLNINEELDLKNLPVTYLICYLNLFHDAIKKLNEAKPYLKAHSSELYVLYKESIRILRKLKYS, encoded by the coding sequence ATGATTAACAAACGCCTACTTATAAAACACCTTTTGGCTCATAATGATGAAAACAGCTTTTATGATAAAAAGCTTAAAATTGATATTGGACAAAAAGAAGGTAAGGCAAAATTTTTAAAACATATATGTGCGCTTTCAAATAGCAACCCAAAAAATAATTCATATATAGTTATTGGGGTTGAAAATGAAGAAAATAATATTGTAGGTGTTGATTTTTTTGATGATAGCAAAATCCAAAATCTCATTAATGCTTATTTAACCAATCCTCCCATTGTTCAATATGAAAATATTCCGTTTCCGCATTTACCAGACCATAAAGTTGTTGGTTTAGTAACTATTAGACCCACAGGGAAAATCACTTCACTCAGAAAAAATATTTGGAAATATTATGGCGGCTCAGTATTTTTTAGAGATGGAAGTATCAGTATGCCTAAAGTGTTTGATATTGAAATAAAAGATGTAAACTCTAAAATAGTAGAGGCCATTGAAATTAATGCTCAAAACAATATTGAGCACACTTTAAATGGCGTTTTTGATTTTATGCAAAAACGTAAAGATTACAATCCACAATACAAGGTTTTTAAAGAATATTTCGTGGTATGTTGGGCTGGTCAAAAAAAGGTTTTAAAAGATGAAACATTCTTTTCAAGAGTTGATATTGAATTGGTTAACGAACAAGTACGTTTATTCTTTTCTGCTTTAGATGAAGTCTCTATTTCCATTGATGACGATTCTTTTAAAATTATTGAGTATGTAAATTTAGGACTTCAAAAAGCAGACAAATACTATCAATTAGAAGAAACTATTATTAGTTTTGAAAACAACGCAACTTATTCCATTGAAACTAAATTACTGTTTGAACCACCTCAATATGATAAAAAAGCATTGTATCATATTTACAATGCTAATAATGCTATTTTAGAAAAACTCAAAACAGGAATCCCTTTGAATATTAATGAAGAACTAGATTTAAAAAATTTACCTGTAACCTATTTAATCTGCTACCTTAATTTGTTTCATGATGCTATAAAAAAACTCAACGAAGCAAAACCATATTTAAAAGCACATAGCTCCGAACTTTATGTTCTGTATAAAGAATCTATACGAATTCTAAGAAAATTGAAGTACAGTTAA
- a CDS encoding DUF1501 domain-containing protein, which yields MNRRKFLKQSSLATSLFFVPSFVKAFEQVASKTLGYKRLVIIQLSGGNDGLNTVIPFRNDLYYKERPTLGIAKNDIIKLNDEVGFNNSLAPLKRLYDNSNVSIINNVGYPNPNRSHFRSMDIWQTATDSIKYSQSGWIGRYLDYYGKHPHSAIEIDDSLSLAMKGETLNAIATQDSRAFYNLSKDPYFKNIHKHQNDAHLSEHNLGYLYKSLIAAESSAKYIYETSKTVSSNKAYPNNAFSKQLKTTAQFINSGLETKVFYLSLGGFDTHYNQQGRQDKLLATYAEGIEVFVHDLKDSNSFKDTLILTFSEFGRRVKQNASIGTDHGTANNIFIIGDQLKKPGLYNNMASLSDLDDNGDLKFEIDFRTIYATVLDKWLEVDDRKILNKSFNQLSFI from the coding sequence ATGAACAGAAGAAAATTTTTAAAACAATCGTCTTTGGCAACTAGCTTGTTTTTTGTTCCGAGTTTTGTAAAAGCTTTTGAGCAAGTGGCTAGCAAAACATTAGGTTATAAAAGATTGGTTATTATTCAACTATCAGGAGGGAATGATGGTTTAAACACAGTCATTCCTTTCAGAAATGATTTATACTATAAAGAACGTCCAACTTTAGGAATTGCTAAAAATGATATTATAAAACTTAATGATGAGGTTGGCTTTAATAATAGCTTGGCACCTTTGAAACGTTTGTATGATAATAGTAATGTGTCCATAATTAATAATGTGGGTTACCCCAACCCCAATCGATCTCATTTTAGGTCTATGGATATATGGCAAACAGCAACAGATTCCATTAAATATTCGCAAAGCGGATGGATAGGCCGCTATTTAGATTACTATGGAAAGCATCCTCATAGTGCCATTGAAATAGATGATAGTTTATCGTTAGCCATGAAAGGCGAAACATTAAATGCCATTGCTACTCAGGATTCAAGGGCATTTTATAACCTTTCTAAAGACCCATATTTTAAAAATATTCACAAACACCAAAATGATGCTCATTTAAGTGAACATAATTTAGGGTATTTATATAAATCGCTTATTGCGGCCGAATCTTCAGCCAAGTATATTTATGAAACCAGTAAAACGGTTTCTTCAAATAAAGCGTATCCAAATAATGCTTTTTCAAAACAATTAAAAACAACCGCTCAGTTTATTAATTCAGGTTTGGAAACCAAAGTGTTTTATTTATCTTTAGGAGGATTTGATACACATTATAATCAACAAGGTAGACAGGATAAATTACTTGCAACATATGCAGAAGGCATAGAGGTATTTGTTCATGATTTAAAAGATAGTAATTCTTTTAAAGATACATTAATATTGACTTTTTCAGAATTTGGACGCCGAGTAAAACAGAATGCAAGTATTGGTACAGATCATGGAACAGCAAATAATATTTTTATTATTGGAGACCAATTAAAGAAGCCAGGGTTGTATAATAATATGGCAAGCTTAAGTGATTTAGATGATAATGGCGATTTAAAATTTGAAATAGATTTCAGAACCATTTATGCCACTGTTTTAGATAAATGGTTGGAAGTTGATGATAGAAAAATATTAAATAAATCGTTCAATCAGTTGAGTTTTATCTAA
- a CDS encoding BatD family protein, which produces MKKISFGFPITMGMSVVFFLCSLFSFSQVTSTIDSTSIKIGEQITYFIQVETDSTSLVVFPEGQAFSPLEMIESYAIDTVKNKDKYNLIKKYGLTQFDSGAYTIPQQKIIIGNKTFLTDSLKVEVNNVVIDTTKQGLYDIKPIIQVKKSSSNWWKYALLILLIIGVIAFVLYWFIWRKKPLTEEEKIALLPPYDRAKIALKKLDESQYLEQSNLKDYYSELTFIIRKYLDEKVYDRALESTTDELIDRLNLLKEGNQVDLSKEDIKNLESILKRADLVKFAKSAPDIELAKLDRTTIDIEIDHVKEALPEPSEEEKLLDEKYREELERKKKRKKIVLTVSIAVFLLVVTLVGFSLKYGFSYVKDTIIGHESKELLEGDWVTSDYGVPPVTISTPKVLKRMEPPIPEEAKQQVDMTMFGYGSLIDGFNIAVITTSIKNLGENKIELQQIAEQSIKMMEAQGVENMLLKSDKFLTPNGAEGLKTYGTADFPTMVKDKKETGNYLVLVFNAENVIQQVVLTWKEGDAYAKQMTERILNSVELKKAQD; this is translated from the coding sequence ATGAAAAAAATAAGTTTCGGCTTTCCGATAACAATGGGGATGTCTGTCGTCTTTTTTCTATGTTCTCTATTTTCATTTTCTCAAGTTACATCAACTATTGATTCCACTTCCATAAAAATTGGCGAACAAATCACGTATTTTATTCAAGTTGAAACAGATTCTACAAGTTTGGTTGTGTTTCCAGAAGGGCAAGCATTTTCGCCATTAGAAATGATTGAATCTTATGCTATTGATACGGTTAAGAATAAAGACAAATACAATCTCATTAAAAAATATGGCTTAACCCAATTTGACTCGGGTGCATATACCATTCCTCAGCAAAAAATTATCATAGGTAATAAAACATTTTTAACCGATTCATTAAAAGTTGAGGTTAATAATGTTGTAATTGATACTACCAAGCAAGGACTATATGATATTAAACCCATCATACAAGTCAAAAAATCTTCAAGTAATTGGTGGAAATACGCATTGCTTATACTGTTAATTATTGGAGTTATAGCTTTTGTGTTATATTGGTTTATATGGCGAAAAAAGCCATTGACAGAAGAAGAAAAAATAGCCTTATTACCACCTTATGACAGAGCTAAAATAGCGCTAAAAAAATTGGACGAAAGTCAATATTTAGAGCAATCAAACTTAAAGGATTATTATTCTGAATTAACATTTATCATTAGAAAATATTTAGATGAAAAAGTATATGATCGTGCTTTAGAAAGTACTACAGATGAATTAATTGATAGGCTTAATTTATTAAAAGAAGGCAATCAAGTTGATTTAAGTAAAGAAGATATTAAAAATTTAGAAAGTATTTTAAAGCGTGCCGATTTAGTGAAATTTGCAAAATCTGCTCCAGATATTGAACTGGCTAAGTTAGATAGAACGACAATTGACATTGAAATAGACCATGTAAAAGAAGCTTTACCAGAACCATCTGAAGAAGAAAAGCTATTGGATGAAAAATACAGAGAGGAGCTTGAGCGAAAAAAGAAACGTAAAAAAATTGTCTTAACAGTTTCTATTGCTGTATTTCTATTAGTTGTAACCTTAGTAGGTTTTTCATTAAAGTATGGTTTTTCGTATGTAAAAGACACCATTATAGGGCATGAAAGTAAAGAGCTATTGGAAGGTGATTGGGTAACAAGTGATTATGGAGTACCACCTGTTACTATATCTACACCAAAGGTTTTAAAAAGGATGGAGCCGCCAATTCCTGAGGAAGCCAAACAACAAGTAGATATGACTATGTTTGGTTATGGTAGTTTAATTGATGGGTTTAATATTGCAGTGATTACTACAAGCATTAAAAACTTAGGTGAAAATAAAATCGAACTCCAGCAAATAGCCGAACAAAGTATTAAAATGATGGAGGCTCAAGGGGTAGAAAATATGCTTTTAAAATCAGATAAGTTTCTAACTCCAAATGGCGCAGAAGGTTTAAAAACTTATGGAACAGCAGATTTCCCTACTATGGTTAAAGATAAAAAGGAAACAGGTAATTATCTTGTTTTAGTTTTTAATGCTGAAAATGTAATACAACAAGTTGTGTTAACTTGGAAAGAAGGAGATGCATATGCAAAACAAATGACAGAACGCATATTGAATTCCGTTGAACTTAAAAAAGCTCAAGATTAA
- a CDS encoding DUF58 domain-containing protein — protein MDTKELLKKVRKIEIKTRRLSDHIFGGEYHSTFKGRGMTFSEVRKYQFGDDVRNIDWNVTARYNEPYIKVFEEERELTMMLMVDISGSELFGTETQFKNEVVTEIAATLAFSATQNNDKIGLILFSDKVELYIPPKKGRSHVLRIIRELIEFEAESKQTNLAEALKFMQNVMKKKAIVFVLSDFIADDYHQTMKIVSGKHDVTGIRVYDKHEENIPNLGMVQMQDEETGELMLVNTSSKKVRLNYEKFYYKKVNYFKESFTKSGAGVIDCRVDESYVKKLLGYFKRRG, from the coding sequence ATGGATACTAAAGAATTACTAAAAAAAGTACGAAAAATAGAGATTAAGACACGTCGGTTGTCTGATCACATTTTTGGAGGCGAATACCATTCTACCTTCAAAGGCCGTGGTATGACTTTTAGTGAAGTGCGCAAGTATCAGTTTGGTGATGATGTTCGAAATATTGATTGGAATGTTACTGCCCGCTATAACGAGCCTTATATAAAGGTTTTTGAAGAAGAACGCGAATTGACCATGATGCTTATGGTAGATATTTCGGGTTCTGAATTATTTGGTACAGAAACGCAATTTAAAAATGAAGTAGTAACTGAAATTGCTGCAACTTTAGCATTTTCAGCAACTCAGAACAATGACAAAATTGGTCTAATTTTGTTTTCTGATAAAGTTGAATTGTATATTCCTCCCAAAAAAGGTCGTTCGCATGTACTTCGAATTATTCGAGAATTGATAGAATTTGAAGCAGAAAGTAAACAAACTAATTTAGCTGAAGCTTTAAAATTCATGCAAAATGTAATGAAGAAAAAAGCCATTGTATTTGTATTATCTGATTTTATTGCTGATGATTACCATCAAACCATGAAAATTGTATCTGGGAAGCATGATGTTACAGGAATTCGTGTGTATGATAAACACGAAGAAAACATTCCTAATCTGGGTATGGTACAAATGCAAGATGAAGAAACAGGAGAATTGATGTTGGTAAATACATCATCAAAAAAAGTGCGACTCAATTATGAGAAATTCTATTACAAAAAAGTAAATTATTTTAAAGAAAGTTTTACAAAATCGGGAGCCGGAGTAATAGATTGTCGGGTTGATGAAAGTTATGTGAAAAAACTATTAGGGTATTTTAAAAGAAGAGGGTAA
- a CDS encoding DUF1800 domain-containing protein yields the protein MNQKHIQHLYWRVGFGILPTELENISKKSKKEVVDNLFQISKKITPLEVDVSDLEELFGGSFDTIKANRNQIQKLSREKTLELNVAWIDRLTYPKELLREKMTLFWANHFVCEDNNYIYTQNFHNTLRQYALGNFKDFVMAISKEAAMTKYLNTKQNKKQKPNENFARELMELFTLGVGNYTEEDIKESARAFTGYGHNFEGDFVFRQRQHDEGVKTFFGKTGAFNGDDIINIILNERQCAKYICGKLYRYFVNDTINDEHVNQMTNVFYKDYDIENIMRFILLSDWFYDEKNIGTKIKSPMELLVGMRNVVPVDFKNAKQLLNIQKLLGQILLNPPNVAGWKGGRNWIDSNTIVLRLKLPSLLLNHAYISKAVSGTTDRFLETKKAIFKKQFGKRFNTVPDWNVFNAVFKNVDVDDLETLILACKMNDGASRYLGALSKVSKQEYCVQLMSLPEYQMC from the coding sequence ATGAATCAGAAACACATTCAGCATTTGTATTGGCGCGTAGGTTTTGGTATTTTACCAACAGAACTTGAAAATATTTCTAAGAAAAGCAAAAAGGAAGTAGTTGATAACCTATTTCAAATTTCCAAAAAGATAACACCTTTAGAAGTGGATGTATCAGACCTTGAAGAGTTATTTGGGGGGTCTTTTGATACAATAAAGGCTAATAGAAATCAAATTCAAAAACTAAGTAGGGAAAAAACACTTGAGTTGAATGTGGCATGGATAGATCGCTTAACATACCCCAAAGAATTGCTGAGAGAAAAAATGACTCTATTTTGGGCAAATCATTTTGTATGCGAAGACAATAATTATATATATACACAAAATTTCCACAATACATTACGTCAATATGCATTAGGTAATTTTAAGGATTTTGTGATGGCTATTTCAAAAGAAGCTGCTATGACTAAATATTTAAATACAAAGCAAAACAAAAAGCAAAAACCCAATGAAAATTTTGCTCGCGAACTCATGGAATTATTCACTTTAGGAGTTGGTAATTATACTGAAGAAGATATCAAAGAAAGTGCTAGAGCCTTCACTGGTTATGGCCATAATTTTGAAGGTGATTTTGTTTTTAGGCAGCGCCAACATGACGAAGGCGTAAAAACATTTTTTGGAAAAACAGGGGCGTTTAATGGCGATGATATCATTAATATTATTTTGAATGAGAGGCAATGTGCCAAATATATTTGTGGTAAATTATATCGTTATTTTGTGAATGACACTATAAATGATGAGCATGTAAATCAAATGACAAATGTGTTTTATAAAGACTATGATATTGAAAACATTATGCGTTTTATTTTACTCTCTGATTGGTTTTATGATGAAAAAAACATAGGAACAAAAATAAAATCGCCTATGGAGTTATTAGTGGGAATGAGAAATGTAGTTCCTGTAGATTTTAAAAATGCGAAGCAGTTACTTAATATTCAAAAACTACTGGGGCAAATATTATTAAATCCGCCTAATGTTGCAGGGTGGAAAGGTGGTAGAAATTGGATAGACAGTAATACCATTGTGTTGCGTTTAAAATTACCTTCATTACTTTTAAATCATGCCTATATTTCTAAAGCAGTAAGCGGAACTACTGATAGATTTTTAGAAACTAAAAAAGCTATTTTTAAAAAACAATTTGGTAAACGATTTAATACGGTTCCAGATTGGAATGTTTTTAACGCTGTGTTTAAAAATGTAGATGTAGATGATTTGGAAACTCTCATATTGGCTTGTAAAATGAATGATGGCGCCAGTCGTTATTTAGGAGCGTTAAGCAAAGTGTCTAAGCAAGAGTATTGTGTACAACTCATGTCATTACCAGAATATCAAATGTGTTAA